AATATACTTATCTTCATATTATTGATATATCCTGTAAAATTGGCAGGTTCTGGAGTCTAATAGGAAAGTTAAGTCAGGGCTGATTACCCTAAACATTTATTCCACTTACATTTTATGGTAATATGTATTTTTTTCTATAACCTATCCACAAGGTGGTTTATCAATACTGCTTGTACCTTATGTATAAATTCGTATATATTAATAAAAGCCCTGTATATTCATACAGGACTTTCTGATATTAATAGATTATTCTTATTTACCGTTTGAGAAACACTCACTGCAATATACTGGCTTATCAAGGTGTGGCTTGAAGGGTACTTTTGTTTCCTTTCCACATTCAGCACAAACAGCTTCGTACATTTCTCTGTTTCTTTTTGCACCAGAATCCCTGTTAAATTGGGATTTCTTCAGGTCTCTGCATTCTTTACATCTCAAAGGCTCATTCTGAAAACCTTTTGATGCGTAAAATTCCTGCTCACGCGCAGTAAAAATAAAATCTTTTGAGCAATCCTTGCAAACCAGGGTTTTGTCTTCGAACATAGAATAAGTCGCCTCACTTCGTACAGCATATATTATATGCATAGAATAATTTTACCCATATACCGGATTAGTGTCTATATAGAAATAGTCAAAATATTTCCAATATTCCGGGCACTTATATATCGTATTATAAAAAAATGTCAATGTCAAGATTTTTACAACTCCTAAATACAGCTTAATAACCCGTTCATTTTCTGTAAACCTTAAAGTAATTACTTT
The DNA window shown above is from Clostridia bacterium and carries:
- a CDS encoding zinc-ribbon domain containing protein → MFEDKTLVCKDCSKDFIFTAREQEFYASKGFQNEPLRCKECRDLKKSQFNRDSGAKRNREMYEAVCAECGKETKVPFKPHLDKPVYCSECFSNGK